A single region of the Candidatus Paceibacter sp. genome encodes:
- a CDS encoding ATP-dependent Clp protease proteolytic subunit — MLIPTVIEKSQFGERAYDIYSRLLKERIIFLSGPITDATANTVIAQLLFLQHEDPKKDIYLYVNSPGGSVTATLAMYDTMKHIKPDVSTICVGLAASGAAIILAAGTKGKRFALPNAEVMIHQVMGGAEGQATEIEITARHMIKIKDRLNKILAEHTGQPIKKIEIDSDRDFYMDAEEARKYGMIDAVLKEKSGK; from the coding sequence ATGTTAATACCAACAGTTATAGAAAAATCGCAATTTGGGGAGCGAGCGTATGATATCTACTCCCGCCTATTGAAGGAAAGAATCATTTTTCTTTCCGGGCCGATCACGGATGCAACAGCCAATACGGTCATCGCCCAGCTATTGTTTCTCCAGCACGAAGACCCCAAAAAGGACATTTATTTGTACGTAAACTCCCCGGGAGGCTCGGTGACGGCCACTTTGGCAATGTATGACACCATGAAGCATATTAAGCCGGATGTTTCCACCATCTGCGTCGGTCTGGCCGCTTCGGGCGCCGCCATAATCCTGGCCGCCGGAACCAAGGGCAAAAGGTTTGCTTTGCCCAACGCGGAGGTGATGATCCATCAGGTTATGGGCGGAGCGGAAGGTCAGGCCACGGAGATAGAAATTACGGCCCGCCATATGATAAAAATAAAAGACCGGCTCAATAAAATTCTCGCCGAGCACACCGGCCAACCGATTAAAAAAATAGAAATAGATTCCGATCGTGATTTCTATATGGATGCCGAAGAAGCCAGAAAATACGGAATGATAGACGCAGTTCTCAAAGAAAAAAGCGGGAAGTAG